A single window of Streptomyces cathayae DNA harbors:
- a CDS encoding ABC transporter ATP-binding protein has product MSAGSARNSTTAGGGRNNRRSTVNRLSAEDVTLAYDQRVIAERLSVEIPDNSFTVIVGPNACGKSTLLRALSRMLKPTRGRVLLDGQAIQSMPAKKVARTLGLLPQSSIAPDGITVADLVGRGRYPHQGILRQWSAEDERVVRESMARTGIADLGERHVDELSGGQRQRVWIAMALAQETPLLLLDEPTTYLDIQHQIDVLDLCAELHEEQGRTLVAVLHDLNHAARYATHLIALRAGKIVAQGAPKEIVTAELVEEVFGLSCQVIDDPETGTPLIVPAARKARAAAGTGRTADRQEKVGAREAS; this is encoded by the coding sequence ATGAGCGCCGGGAGCGCCAGGAACTCCACCACCGCCGGCGGCGGACGGAACAACCGAAGGAGCACCGTGAACCGACTGTCCGCCGAGGACGTCACCCTCGCCTACGACCAGCGTGTCATCGCCGAGCGGTTGTCGGTGGAGATACCGGACAACTCCTTCACCGTGATCGTCGGCCCGAACGCCTGCGGCAAGTCGACGCTCCTGCGGGCGCTGTCGCGCATGCTGAAGCCCACCCGGGGGAGGGTGCTGCTGGACGGCCAGGCCATCCAGTCGATGCCCGCGAAGAAGGTCGCCCGCACCCTCGGACTGCTGCCCCAGTCGTCGATCGCCCCCGACGGGATCACCGTCGCCGACCTGGTGGGCCGGGGCCGGTACCCGCACCAGGGCATCCTGCGCCAGTGGTCGGCCGAGGACGAGCGGGTCGTCCGGGAGTCGATGGCCCGGACCGGCATCGCGGACCTCGGCGAGCGCCATGTCGACGAACTCTCCGGCGGGCAGCGCCAGCGCGTGTGGATCGCCATGGCACTCGCCCAGGAGACCCCACTGCTGCTCCTCGACGAGCCGACGACCTACCTGGACATCCAGCACCAGATCGACGTACTCGACCTGTGCGCGGAACTGCACGAGGAGCAGGGGCGCACCCTCGTCGCCGTTCTGCACGACCTCAACCACGCCGCCCGGTACGCCACCCACCTCATCGCCCTGCGCGCAGGGAAGATCGTCGCGCAGGGCGCGCCGAAGGAGATCGTCACCGCCGAACTGGTCGAGGAGGTCTTCGGGCTGAGCTGCCAGGTCATCGACGACCCCGAGACGGGAACGCCCCTGATCGTTCCGGCGGCCCGCAAGGCGCGTGCCGCGGCCGGAACCGGGCGGACCGCGGACCGGCAGGAGAAGGTGGGCGCTAGAGAAGCTTCCTGA
- a CDS encoding SCP2 sterol-binding domain-containing protein encodes MATIEECRAALTRLSDNMRHAEGDVRAAAAMDRSVSCRITDLDVTFVGRLTGGRIEVHDTLKGPPREKAQLRLALKGNDLLALVDGELHFARAWASGRVKLEAGLRDLFHLRKLL; translated from the coding sequence ATGGCCACGATCGAGGAGTGCCGCGCCGCACTCACCAGGCTCTCGGACAACATGCGGCACGCCGAGGGCGACGTCCGCGCGGCTGCGGCGATGGACCGCTCCGTCAGCTGTCGCATCACCGACCTGGACGTGACCTTCGTCGGCCGCCTCACCGGCGGACGGATCGAGGTGCACGACACCCTCAAGGGTCCTCCGCGCGAGAAGGCCCAGCTCAGGCTCGCCTTGAAGGGGAACGACCTGCTGGCCCTGGTCGACGGCGAACTGCACTTCGCCAGGGCCTGGGCTTCGGGCCGGGTGAAACTGGAGGCGGGTCTGCGCGACCTGTTCCACCTCAGGAAGCTTCTCTAG
- a CDS encoding TlyA family RNA methyltransferase, whose product MAGVARRRLDAELVRRKLARSREHAGQLIAAGRVSVGKTVATKPATQVETAAAILVAEDAGDPDYVSRGGHKLAGALEAFVPGGLIVEGRRALDAGASTGGFTDVLLRAGAAHVVAVDVGYGQLAWSLRNDERVTVKDRTNVRELTLEAIDGEPVDLVVGDLSFIPLGLVLPALTRCARPDADLVMMVKPQFEVGKERLGSGGVVRSPQLRADAVRGVAAKAWELGLGAKGVTASPLPGPSGNVEYFLWLRAGAPELDPADVDRAVAEGPR is encoded by the coding sequence GTGGCAGGAGTCGCACGCCGCCGTCTCGACGCGGAGCTGGTCCGCCGGAAGCTCGCGCGCTCGCGTGAACACGCCGGCCAGCTGATCGCCGCCGGGCGGGTCAGTGTCGGCAAGACCGTCGCGACCAAGCCCGCCACGCAGGTGGAGACCGCCGCCGCGATCCTCGTCGCCGAGGACGCCGGCGATCCGGACTACGTGTCGCGCGGCGGCCACAAGCTCGCCGGCGCCCTCGAGGCCTTCGTGCCCGGAGGGCTGATCGTCGAGGGACGGCGGGCGCTGGACGCCGGCGCCTCGACCGGGGGCTTCACCGACGTCCTGCTGCGGGCCGGGGCCGCGCACGTGGTCGCCGTGGACGTCGGATACGGACAACTCGCGTGGTCTCTCCGAAACGATGAACGCGTCACCGTCAAGGACCGTACGAACGTGCGGGAGTTGACGCTTGAAGCAATCGATGGGGAGCCAGTGGATCTTGTCGTGGGGGATCTTTCCTTCATCCCGCTCGGGCTGGTCCTGCCCGCCCTGACACGGTGCGCGAGGCCGGACGCCGATCTGGTGATGATGGTCAAGCCGCAGTTCGAGGTGGGCAAGGAGCGGCTGGGCAGCGGCGGAGTCGTACGCAGTCCGCAACTGCGCGCCGACGCCGTACGGGGGGTGGCCGCCAAGGCCTGGGAGCTGGGACTGGGGGCGAAGGGCGTGACGGCGAGCCCGCTGCCCGGACCCTCGGGGAATGTCGAGTACTTTCTGTGGCTGCGGGCCGGAGCTCCGGAACTGGACCCGGCCGACGTTGACCGTGCAGTGGCGGAGGGGCCGCGTTGA
- a CDS encoding NAD kinase, giving the protein MTPNRVRTVFLLAHTGRPAAIRSAELVVKGLLRSGLGVRVLETEAQDLPLPDEVETVKEATPECLDGCELLIVLGGDGTLLRGAEFARASGVPMLGVNLGSVGFLAEAERDDLDKVVDRVVSKAYEVEERMTVDVVVHRNGTIVHTDWALNEAAVQKVSAERMLEVVLEIDGRPVTGFGCDGIVCATPTGSTAYAFSAGGPVVWPEVEALLMVPISAHALFAKPLVTSPDSVLAVEVLPHVPPGVLWCDGRRTLELPPGARVEVRRGAVPVRLARLHHASFTDRLVAKFALPVSGWRGAPQ; this is encoded by the coding sequence TTGACACCGAATCGAGTTCGTACCGTTTTCCTGCTCGCCCACACCGGCCGCCCCGCGGCCATCCGCAGCGCGGAACTCGTGGTCAAGGGGCTGCTGCGTTCCGGGCTCGGGGTGCGGGTGCTGGAGACCGAGGCACAGGACCTGCCGCTGCCGGACGAGGTGGAGACCGTCAAGGAGGCCACACCCGAGTGCCTCGACGGCTGCGAACTGCTGATCGTGCTGGGCGGTGACGGCACGCTGCTGCGCGGCGCGGAGTTCGCCCGTGCCTCGGGGGTGCCGATGCTCGGCGTGAACCTCGGCAGCGTCGGATTCCTCGCCGAGGCCGAGCGGGACGACCTCGACAAGGTCGTCGACCGGGTGGTGAGCAAGGCGTACGAGGTCGAGGAGCGGATGACCGTCGACGTCGTCGTGCACCGCAACGGCACCATCGTGCACACGGACTGGGCGCTGAACGAGGCGGCCGTGCAGAAGGTGTCCGCCGAGCGGATGCTGGAGGTCGTGCTGGAGATCGACGGGCGGCCGGTGACCGGATTCGGCTGCGACGGGATCGTGTGCGCCACCCCGACCGGATCCACCGCGTACGCGTTCTCCGCGGGCGGGCCCGTGGTGTGGCCGGAGGTCGAGGCGCTGCTGATGGTGCCGATCAGCGCGCACGCGCTGTTCGCCAAGCCGCTGGTGACCTCGCCGGACTCGGTGCTGGCCGTGGAGGTCCTGCCGCACGTTCCGCCGGGTGTGCTCTGGTGCGACGGGCGGCGGACCCTGGAGCTGCCGCCCGGGGCGCGGGTCGAGGTGCGGCGCGGCGCGGTGCCGGTACGACTGGCCCGACTGCATCACGCCTCGTTCACGGACCGGCTGGTCGCGAAGTTCGCCCTGCCGGTCTCGGGGTGGCGGGGGGCTCCGCAGTAG
- the recN gene encoding DNA repair protein RecN produces MRIRSLGVIDDAVVELSPGFTAVTGETGAGKTMVVTSLGLLLGGRADAALVRIGARNAVVEGRIAVPEDAAAVVRAEEAGAELDDGALLISRTVSAEGRSRAHLGGRSVPVGLLAELADDLVAVHGQTDQQGLLKQSRQRQALDRYAGDAVAGPLAKYTGAYKRLRAVAAELEQITTRARERAQEADMLRFGLDEIAAVEPRAGEDVELAEEAERLGHAEALASAAHAAHTALAGNPEDPEGIDAGTLVAGAQRALEAVRAHDPALAALTDRIGEVGILLRDVAGELAGYAEDLDADPLRLAAVEERRAGLTVLTRKYGEDVAAVLAWAEQSAARLTELDGDDERIEELTAERDGLRAELGGLAQALSEARTEAAERFAAAVTAELASLAMPHARVSFDIRQTEDPDGVEVGGRTVAHGPSGVDEVELLLAPHPGAPPRPIAKGASGGELSRVMLAVEVVFAGTDPVPTYLFDEVDAGVGGKAAVEIGRRLAKLAKSAQVVVVTHLPQVAAFADRQLLVAKTDDGSVTRSGVKVLEGEERIRELSRMLAGQEDSETARAHAEELLATARADG; encoded by the coding sequence ATGCGGATACGGTCGCTCGGAGTCATCGACGACGCCGTGGTCGAGCTGTCACCAGGCTTCACCGCCGTCACCGGTGAAACGGGCGCGGGCAAGACCATGGTGGTCACCAGCCTCGGGCTGCTGCTGGGCGGAAGGGCGGACGCGGCCCTGGTGCGGATCGGTGCCAGAAACGCGGTCGTCGAGGGACGGATCGCCGTGCCCGAGGACGCCGCGGCCGTCGTGCGCGCGGAGGAGGCCGGGGCCGAGCTCGACGACGGGGCGCTGCTGATCAGCCGTACCGTTTCCGCCGAGGGGCGCTCACGGGCGCACCTGGGCGGGCGGAGCGTGCCCGTGGGGCTGCTCGCCGAACTCGCCGACGACCTGGTGGCCGTGCACGGGCAGACCGACCAGCAGGGGCTGCTGAAGCAGTCCCGGCAGCGGCAGGCGCTCGACCGGTACGCGGGCGACGCGGTCGCCGGTCCGCTCGCCAAGTACACCGGGGCGTACAAGCGGCTGCGGGCCGTCGCCGCGGAACTCGAACAGATCACCACGCGCGCGCGTGAGCGGGCCCAGGAAGCCGACATGCTGCGCTTCGGGCTCGACGAGATCGCCGCTGTGGAGCCACGCGCCGGTGAGGACGTGGAGCTGGCGGAGGAGGCCGAGCGGCTTGGTCACGCCGAGGCCCTGGCGTCCGCCGCGCACGCCGCGCACACCGCCCTCGCCGGCAACCCGGAGGACCCCGAGGGCATCGACGCCGGAACGCTCGTCGCGGGCGCCCAGCGGGCCCTGGAGGCCGTCCGGGCGCACGATCCCGCGCTGGCCGCGCTCACCGACCGGATCGGTGAGGTCGGCATCCTGCTGCGCGACGTGGCCGGGGAGCTCGCCGGGTACGCCGAGGACCTGGACGCCGACCCGCTGCGGCTGGCGGCCGTCGAGGAACGGCGGGCCGGGCTCACCGTGCTGACCCGCAAGTACGGCGAGGACGTCGCCGCCGTGCTGGCCTGGGCCGAACAGAGCGCCGCGCGGCTCACGGAACTGGACGGGGACGACGAGCGGATCGAGGAACTCACCGCCGAGCGGGACGGCCTGCGCGCCGAACTGGGCGGGCTGGCGCAGGCGCTGTCGGAGGCACGGACCGAGGCCGCGGAGCGGTTCGCGGCGGCCGTCACCGCGGAGCTGGCGTCCCTCGCCATGCCGCACGCGCGCGTGTCGTTCGACATCCGGCAGACGGAGGACCCGGACGGCGTCGAGGTCGGCGGGCGCACCGTCGCCCACGGGCCCTCGGGTGTGGACGAGGTCGAGCTGCTGCTGGCCCCGCACCCCGGGGCGCCGCCCCGGCCCATCGCCAAGGGCGCGTCCGGCGGTGAGCTGTCGCGCGTGATGCTGGCCGTGGAGGTCGTGTTCGCCGGGACGGACCCGGTGCCGACGTATCTGTTCGACGAGGTCGACGCCGGTGTCGGCGGCAAGGCGGCCGTCGAGATCGGACGGCGGCTCGCCAAACTGGCGAAGAGCGCGCAGGTCGTGGTCGTCACGCATCTGCCGCAGGTGGCGGCGTTCGCCGACCGGCAGCTGCTGGTGGCGAAGACCGACGACGGGTCGGTCACCCGGTCCGGCGTGAAGGTGCTCGAAGGGGAGGAACGGATCCGGGAACTGTCCCGGATGCTGGCCGGCCAGGAGGACTCCGAAACGGCCCGGGCCCACGCGGAGGAACTCCTGGCGACGGCCCGCGCGGACGGCTAG
- a CDS encoding glycosyltransferase family 4 protein translates to MTPVSSHSPHGQSPLRTVQVLGGGNAATSAHVRSLAAGLVARGVRVTVCAPAEAEHTHDFTGAGAGHVHVPRSSDPGSVAALRTACANADLVHAHGLHASFRTVLALSGRPTPLIVTWHDRPPADGARAHFLRLLERRVAKAATVLLGTTSALVDRARRTGARDARLAAVALPVPRTAAEPEDPDGARLKLRAELGAVGRPLLVAAGPLERRRGHHTLLDATHGWRRLDPVPLLVVAGEGPLRGELQRRITDEELPVRLIGRRDDATGLLEAADLALLPSRGEGRSVLAQQALHAGVPLVATRAGGMPELIGDAAELVPHGNARALADSVVRLLGDPLRREELRAKGSRQAAGWPTEDEAVAQVLSVYDELTQYRPLI, encoded by the coding sequence GTGACCCCCGTGAGCAGCCACTCACCGCACGGCCAGTCGCCGCTGCGCACCGTGCAGGTGCTGGGCGGCGGCAACGCCGCCACCAGCGCCCATGTGCGCTCACTGGCGGCGGGGCTCGTCGCACGGGGCGTGCGGGTCACGGTGTGCGCCCCCGCCGAGGCGGAGCACACCCACGACTTCACGGGCGCCGGCGCCGGCCATGTGCACGTCCCGCGCAGCAGCGACCCCGGCTCGGTGGCCGCCCTGCGGACGGCCTGCGCGAACGCCGACCTGGTGCACGCGCACGGACTGCACGCCTCCTTCCGGACCGTGCTCGCCCTCAGCGGCCGGCCCACCCCGCTGATCGTCACCTGGCACGACCGGCCGCCCGCCGACGGCGCCCGCGCGCACTTCCTGCGGCTGCTGGAGCGGAGGGTCGCCAAGGCGGCCACCGTGCTGCTCGGAACCACCTCCGCCCTGGTCGACCGGGCCCGCCGGACCGGAGCGCGGGACGCGCGGCTGGCGGCCGTGGCCCTCCCCGTGCCCCGCACGGCCGCGGAGCCGGAGGACCCCGACGGGGCGCGGCTCAAACTGCGTGCCGAACTCGGCGCCGTCGGCCGCCCCTTACTGGTCGCGGCAGGCCCCCTCGAACGGCGCCGTGGCCACCACACCCTGCTGGACGCCACGCACGGGTGGCGCCGTCTCGACCCCGTGCCGCTGCTCGTCGTCGCGGGGGAGGGCCCGCTGCGCGGTGAACTCCAACGGCGGATCACGGACGAGGAGCTGCCGGTCCGGCTCATCGGACGACGCGACGACGCCACCGGGCTGCTCGAGGCCGCGGACCTCGCGCTGCTGCCGAGCCGGGGGGAGGGGCGCTCCGTGCTCGCCCAGCAGGCCCTCCACGCGGGTGTGCCGCTCGTCGCGACCAGGGCCGGCGGCATGCCCGAACTCATCGGCGACGCCGCCGAACTCGTCCCCCACGGCAACGCGCGTGCGCTCGCCGACTCCGTCGTACGGCTGCTGGGGGACCCGCTGCGCCGGGAGGAACTCAGGGCCAAAGGTTCCCGGCAGGCGGCCGGGTGGCCGACGGAGGACGAGGCGGTGGCCCAGGTGCTCAGTGTCTACGACGAGTTGACGCAGTACCGCCCGTTGATCTGA
- a CDS encoding glycoside hydrolase family 15 protein, whose protein sequence is MAGRIEDYALIGDMQTAALVCRDGTVDWLCLPRFDSHAIFAGLLGTEEHGFWRIGPAHASDAPPQAATRRSYRGDSLVLESEWDTGHGTVRVIDFMPPRDGAPQLIRIVEGVSGRVPMRSALRMRFSYGRVVPWVHRHEGRTVAVAGPDSVWFDTPAKTYGESLTTYSDFTVAPGDRITFTLSWQPSHKEPPPLPEPEQSLEATEEFWREWVEHCTYHGPYREAVIRSLITLKALTYAPTGGIVAAPTTSLPEDIGGVRNWDYRYTWLRDAAITLSSLLRTGYREEARAWREWLLRAVAGDPENLQIMYGIAGERELGEAELDWLPGYENSTPVRVGNGAAHQLQLDVYGEVTEALHLAHMTGLARNDYASLLQVKLITYLEKHWTEPDEGIWEVRGPRRHFVHSKVMAWVAVDRTIKLIESGEVEGPLERWRQLREDIHRDVCEKGYDKERNTFTQSYGSKELDAALLLIPQVGFLPPDDKRVIGTIEAIQRELSTPDGFILRYPTEGVDEGVDGLPGDEGAFLAVSFWMADDLAMIGRVDEARRLFEKLLALRNDLGLLAEEWDSVNQRQVGNFPQAFSHVPLIDTALRLTASGAYGG, encoded by the coding sequence GTGGCCGGGCGCATCGAAGACTACGCACTCATCGGAGACATGCAGACCGCCGCCCTGGTCTGCCGGGACGGCACAGTCGACTGGCTGTGCCTGCCCCGCTTCGACTCGCACGCCATCTTCGCCGGCCTACTGGGCACCGAAGAACACGGCTTCTGGCGGATCGGCCCGGCGCACGCCTCCGACGCCCCGCCGCAGGCCGCGACCCGGCGCAGCTACCGCGGTGACTCGCTGGTCCTGGAGTCGGAGTGGGACACCGGGCACGGCACGGTCCGGGTGATCGATTTCATGCCCCCGCGCGACGGCGCCCCGCAGCTCATCCGCATCGTGGAGGGCGTCTCGGGCCGGGTGCCGATGCGTTCGGCGCTCCGGATGCGCTTCTCCTACGGCCGGGTGGTGCCGTGGGTGCACCGGCACGAGGGACGCACGGTCGCCGTCGCGGGCCCGGACTCGGTGTGGTTCGACACACCCGCCAAGACGTACGGGGAGTCGCTGACGACGTACTCGGACTTCACGGTGGCGCCGGGCGATCGGATCACCTTCACGCTCTCGTGGCAGCCCTCGCACAAGGAGCCGCCGCCGCTGCCGGAGCCGGAGCAGTCGCTGGAGGCGACCGAGGAGTTCTGGCGGGAGTGGGTGGAGCACTGTACGTACCACGGCCCCTACCGCGAGGCCGTGATCCGCTCCCTGATCACGCTGAAGGCCCTCACCTACGCCCCGACCGGCGGCATCGTCGCCGCGCCCACCACCTCCCTGCCGGAGGACATCGGCGGCGTCCGCAACTGGGACTACCGCTACACCTGGCTGCGTGACGCGGCGATCACCCTGTCCTCGCTGCTGCGCACCGGCTACCGCGAGGAGGCCCGCGCCTGGCGCGAGTGGCTGCTGCGCGCGGTGGCCGGGGACCCGGAGAACCTGCAGATCATGTACGGCATCGCCGGTGAGCGCGAGCTCGGTGAGGCGGAGCTGGACTGGCTGCCCGGCTACGAGAACTCGACCCCGGTCCGGGTCGGCAACGGCGCGGCGCACCAGCTCCAGCTGGACGTGTACGGCGAGGTCACCGAGGCCCTGCACCTGGCCCACATGACGGGCCTGGCCCGCAACGACTACGCGTCCCTGCTCCAGGTGAAGCTGATCACCTACCTGGAGAAGCACTGGACGGAGCCGGACGAGGGCATCTGGGAAGTGCGCGGTCCGCGTCGCCACTTCGTGCACTCCAAGGTGATGGCCTGGGTCGCCGTCGACCGCACCATCAAGCTCATCGAGTCCGGTGAGGTGGAGGGCCCGCTGGAGCGTTGGAGGCAACTGCGCGAGGACATCCACCGGGACGTGTGCGAGAAGGGCTACGACAAGGAGCGCAACACGTTCACGCAGTCGTACGGCTCCAAGGAGCTGGACGCCGCGCTGCTGCTGATTCCGCAGGTGGGCTTCCTGCCGCCGGACGACAAGCGGGTGATCGGCACCATCGAGGCGATCCAGCGCGAGCTGTCCACCCCGGACGGCTTCATCCTGCGCTACCCGACGGAGGGCGTCGACGAAGGCGTCGACGGGCTGCCGGGGGACGAGGGCGCCTTCCTCGCCGTCTCGTTCTGGATGGCCGACGACCTGGCGATGATCGGCCGCGTGGACGAGGCCCGCCGGCTGTTCGAGAAGCTGCTGGCCCTGCGCAACGACCTCGGTCTGCTCGCCGAGGAGTGGGACTCGGTCAACCAGCGCCAGGTCGGCAACTTCCCCCAGGCCTTCAGCCACGTCCCCCTCATCGACACGGCCCTGCGCCTGACGGCGTCGGGAGCGTACGGGGGCTGA
- a CDS encoding CTP synthase produces the protein MPKSTTTKHIFVTGGVASSLGKGLTASSLGMLLKARGLRVVMQKLDPYLNVDPGTMNPFQHGEVFVTNDGAETDLDIGHYERFLDRDLDGSANVTTGQVYSTVIAKERRGEYLGDTVQVIPHITNEIKHRIRRMATDEVDVVITEVGGTVGDIESLPFLETVRQVRHEVGRDNVFVVHISLLPYIGPSGELKTKPTQHSVAALRNIGIQPDAIVLRCDREVPTAIKRKISLMCDVDEAAVVACPDARSIYDIPKVVHTEGLDAYVVRKLDLPFRDVDWTTWDDLLDRVHNPDHEIVMALVGKYIDLPDAYLSVTEALRAGGFANKARVKIKWVTSDDCKTPAGAQAQLGDVDAVCIPGGFGDRGVLGKVGAIRYARENRIPLLGLCLGLQCIVIEAARNLADVSDANSTEFDPATSHPVISTMAEQLDIVAGEGDLGGTMRLGMYPAKLAEGSIVREVYDGKEYVEERHRHRYEVNNAYRAELEKKAGIVFSGTSPDGKLVEYVEYPREVHPYLVATQAHPELRSRPTRPHPLFAGLVKAAVERKISK, from the coding sequence ATGCCAAAATCCACGACGACCAAGCACATCTTCGTCACCGGGGGTGTCGCTTCCTCTCTCGGCAAGGGGCTGACCGCCTCCAGCCTCGGCATGCTGCTCAAGGCCCGCGGTCTGCGCGTCGTGATGCAGAAGCTCGACCCGTACCTCAACGTCGACCCCGGCACGATGAACCCCTTCCAGCACGGTGAGGTGTTCGTCACCAACGACGGCGCCGAGACCGACCTGGACATCGGGCACTACGAGCGTTTCCTCGACCGTGACCTGGACGGCTCCGCCAATGTCACCACGGGCCAGGTCTACTCGACGGTGATCGCCAAGGAGCGGCGCGGCGAGTACCTGGGCGACACCGTGCAGGTCATCCCGCACATCACCAACGAGATCAAGCACCGCATCCGCCGGATGGCGACGGACGAGGTCGACGTCGTGATCACCGAGGTCGGCGGCACGGTCGGCGACATCGAGTCGCTGCCGTTCCTGGAGACCGTCCGCCAGGTGCGGCACGAGGTCGGCCGCGACAACGTGTTCGTCGTCCACATCTCGCTCCTGCCGTACATCGGCCCCTCGGGCGAGCTGAAGACGAAGCCGACCCAGCACTCGGTCGCCGCGCTGCGCAACATCGGTATCCAGCCGGACGCGATCGTGCTGCGCTGCGACCGCGAGGTGCCGACCGCGATCAAGCGGAAGATCTCGCTGATGTGCGACGTCGACGAGGCCGCCGTGGTCGCCTGCCCCGACGCCCGTTCGATCTACGACATCCCGAAGGTCGTGCACACCGAGGGCCTGGACGCCTACGTCGTGCGCAAGCTGGACCTGCCGTTCCGGGACGTGGACTGGACGACCTGGGACGACCTGCTCGACCGGGTCCACAACCCCGACCACGAGATCGTCATGGCCCTGGTCGGCAAGTACATCGACCTGCCCGACGCCTACCTGTCGGTCACCGAGGCGCTGCGCGCGGGCGGCTTCGCCAACAAGGCCCGGGTGAAGATCAAGTGGGTCACCTCCGACGACTGCAAGACCCCGGCCGGCGCCCAGGCGCAACTCGGTGACGTCGACGCGGTCTGCATCCCCGGAGGCTTCGGGGACCGCGGTGTGCTCGGCAAGGTCGGCGCGATCCGCTACGCGCGCGAGAACCGGATTCCGCTGCTCGGTCTCTGCCTGGGCCTGCAGTGCATCGTGATCGAGGCGGCCCGCAACCTCGCGGACGTCTCCGACGCCAACTCCACCGAGTTCGACCCGGCCACCTCCCACCCGGTCATCTCCACCATGGCCGAGCAGCTCGACATCGTCGCCGGTGAGGGCGATCTGGGCGGCACGATGCGGCTCGGCATGTACCCGGCGAAGCTGGCCGAGGGCTCGATCGTGCGCGAGGTGTACGACGGCAAGGAGTACGTCGAGGAGCGCCACCGGCACCGCTACGAGGTGAACAACGCCTACCGCGCGGAGCTGGAGAAGAAGGCGGGGATCGTCTTCTCCGGCACCTCCCCGGACGGCAAGCTCGTCGAGTACGTCGAATACCCGCGCGAGGTCCACCCGTACCTGGTCGCGACCCAGGCACACCCGGAACTGCGGTCGCGTCCGACGCGTCCGCACCCCCTGTTCGCGGGTCTGGTCAAGGCCGCCGTCGAGCGGAAGATCTCGAAGTAA
- a CDS encoding NUDIX hydrolase produces MTIKDTPAEWEVRETRTPFVGNKTSVRTDDVVMPDGTVAHRDYQVHPGSVAVLALDDADRVLVLRQYRHPVRHKLWEIPAGLLDVPGENPLRAAQRELYEEAHVKAEDWRVLTDVYTTPGGCDEAVRIFLARGLSEAEGDRFEVEDEEADMELARVPAADLVRKVLAGELHNNCLVVGVLSLVAARSGDGLDALRPAEAPWPARPFEA; encoded by the coding sequence ATGACGATCAAGGACACCCCGGCGGAGTGGGAGGTCCGGGAGACCCGGACCCCCTTCGTCGGCAACAAGACCTCCGTCCGCACCGACGACGTGGTCATGCCCGACGGGACCGTGGCCCATCGCGACTACCAGGTCCACCCGGGCTCCGTGGCCGTCCTCGCCCTCGACGACGCCGACCGTGTCCTGGTCCTGCGCCAGTACCGCCACCCCGTGCGCCACAAGCTGTGGGAGATCCCGGCCGGTCTGCTCGACGTACCCGGCGAGAACCCGCTGCGCGCCGCCCAGCGGGAGCTCTACGAGGAGGCGCACGTCAAGGCCGAGGACTGGCGGGTGCTGACCGACGTCTACACCACCCCCGGCGGCTGCGACGAGGCCGTACGGATCTTCCTGGCCCGCGGGCTGTCCGAGGCCGAGGGCGACCGTTTCGAGGTCGAGGACGAAGAGGCCGACATGGAACTGGCCCGGGTGCCCGCCGCGGACCTGGTCCGCAAGGTGCTGGCCGGTGAACTGCACAACAACTGCCTGGTGGTGGGCGTCCTCTCGCTCGTCGCCGCACGGAGCGGGGACGGGCTCGACGCGCTGCGCCCCGCCGAGGCGCCGTGGCCGGCGCGCCCGTTCGAGGCCTGA